The proteins below come from a single Dermatophagoides farinae isolate YC_2012a chromosome 7, ASM2471394v1, whole genome shotgun sequence genomic window:
- the LOC124497337 gene encoding uncharacterized protein LOC124497337, with the protein MHLDRIASLFASMLLLKSISFHHRLYYANPAITILNNVLFNNNQKYFHPPYRYRLKMASIVVRNMTQKVINSFVSFIIMLNLTILMMDLTTLIFIYNNWNYLPTIDIEIIGNLYRYMTMIIMFLYWKMFELSIIFCAYCNTLMATCVLSYLIIFYINVWQTEQLLIDDYKQMKMMPRKLILFQHFNTENLRLLCSGRVYSEALLEFLILNIPVNCYLILITISGTVEGFSNLFIITMITQQLLGLFVFHLMFAICNSKFQDSSILFIKQLIHSHRFMQKRLPILVKLSNYGQAFHTKNKYGFTYGKLGLITIQEFVMFLLLYLEFFMFIYKHTT; encoded by the exons ATGCATTTGGATCGTATTGCCAGTTTATTTGCTAGcatgttattattgaaatcaatttcatttcatcatagACTTTATTATGCAAATCCAGCCATAACCATATTGAATAATGtattatttaataataatcaaaaatattttcatccacCATATCGTTATCGATTGAAAATGGCATCCATTGTTGTTAGAAATATGACACAAAAGGTtattaattcatttgtatcatttatcatcatgctCA atttGACAATATTAATGATGGATTTAACAACAttaatattcatttataataattggaATTATTTACCCACcattgatattgaaattattggCAATTTATATCGTTACATgacaatgattataatgtttttatattggaaaatgtttgaattatcaataatattcTGTGCATATTGTAATACATTAATGGCCACATGTGTATTGTCATACTTGATTATATTCTATATAAATGTTTGGCAAACAgaacaattattgattgatgattataaacaaatgaaaatgatgccACGAAAATTGATattatttcaacattttaatACAGAAAATTTACGTTTACTTTGTTCTGGCCGTGTATATTCTGAAGCATTACTAGAATTCTTAATCCTAAACATTCCAGTCAATtgttatttgattttaatcacTATTTCAGGCACTGTTGAAGGATTTTCCAATCTATTCATAATCACAATGATTACACAACAATTATTAggtctttttgtttttcatttaatgttTGCCATTTGTAATAGTAAATTTCAAGATTCATCCATTCTATTCATTaaacaattgattcattcacatcGATTCATGCAAAAACGATTGCCCATATTGGTTAAACTATCAAATTATGGCCAAGCATTTCAtacgaaaaataaatatggcTTTACATATGGTAAATTAGGATTGATTACCATTCAAGAAT